The DNA region ATATCTCTACTGGTCAAGAATGGTACTTTTATCATCAACTTTGATCATTGAATCATTGATATTTTCAAGAACATTTCTACTGATCTTATTTGATGGGCTATTGTCTTTAATGAGTATATTATATCGAATGATTTTATCATTTTTTAGTGTTGTAACAATTTGATTATCCGTGATAGTATTATTCGTTGAGAGTGGTTCATCTGGTTTGTATTGTGCCACAGAAATCTCACCTGTTTCAAATTTATTGATATTGGTTAGATGAGAATAAATATTGTTATTCATAATAAAATTAGTCTCGATGGTACACCTCTGAGAAGAAAAGACAGCGATACCTTTTCCATTATTATTTTCAACAGAATTCTTTGACACAAGTAAGCCGTCTGATCTCCAGAGACAAATTCCAACATCACCTCCATAAGCAACATAATTTGACTCAATTACGCCGATAGAGCAATCATATGCTCCAATCATATCGGCATTTCCACCATCCTGAAAAGGAAGGGAGTTACCGATAAGAGTGTTATTTGAAATCAGGATATTTTTATGACGAATCCCGCCACCAGTTGATAATCTAATAGGATGACCTGCAAATCCAGTACCCCCGATATCACTCATAAAATTATTACTGATAATAATGCTTCGAGTATAACTTTTTTTCTCACCACTCCCCTGGAAATCGATAGCCATATTTGCTATTGAGTAAAAAACACTATTAGATATTTTAATATTTTCTGCATTATCTGTTGTTCTAATTCCATAATAATAATTATGAAAAGTGCAATTAGAAATTTCAACATCCTTTACCAATACTTCTTTTTCATCTCCCTTGATCCATACAGCATAATCATTTTTTTTGATATTTTTGAAAACTTCGCAGTTTTTGATTGATATATTCTGTATGAGCTGACCATCAGGATCAATCTTAAAAGCATGGAACGAATCGCGATCAATTAATGAGCAATCGATTATTAGATCAGAAATATGTACATTACTTCCTTTAATAAAAAAGCAATTGCCACCTGTAAAATCTTTCGATAATTGAACATATACCTTCCCGCGATTCGCTGAAATTGATATTTCCGAAGGTATAGTTACAGTTTTTGATATTAGTATTACTGAATTAAATGGAATAATAATTTCACTAATTCCTTTATCCTCTGCATCCTTAAGAGCTTGTATAAAGGATTCATGGGAAATCATATTTCCTATACCTTCGATATATGTTCCTAGATTGATCTCCTTCTGCTTCATATTAGATTGAGATGATTTAGCATACAATGCAATAGAAAAAGCTAAAAAAATTAATAAAAAAAATACAATTAAGATTTTTACATTGATTTTCATGATATTCATCCTTTCTTTATAGAGTTATTAATAAATTGCATGTTTAATGTAAATCTTTCTTAAAACGTTGGCATATTTTTTCCAATTATATGCTTCAATATATAGTCTTTGTGCATTGTCGCCATAGGTTTCAAGTTTTGATTTATTCCTTTTTATATCTCTAATCGTATCCTTAATTATTTCAGTTCTTGAATATTCAGTTACAATACCAATCTTATGCTTAACGACAAAATCAGATAAAGATGTTCCAAAATTAGTGAAAATAGGGATTTTTAGCATCATCGCTTCAAAAACCTTGTTTGAGTTAGGATGTTTGTGAGCTATAAGATCTGGATTATAAAATGCAAGTAACAAATCACTCCTGACCA from Candidatus Cloacimonadota bacterium includes:
- a CDS encoding right-handed parallel beta-helix repeat-containing protein, with the translated sequence MKINVKILIVFFLLIFLAFSIALYAKSSQSNMKQKEINLGTYIEGIGNMISHESFIQALKDAEDKGISEIIIPFNSVILISKTVTIPSEISISANRGKVYVQLSKDFTGGNCFFIKGSNVHISDLIIDCSLIDRDSFHAFKIDPDGQLIQNISIKNCEVFKNIKKNDYAVWIKGDEKEVLVKDVEISNCTFHNYYYGIRTTDNAENIKISNSVFYSIANMAIDFQGSGEKKSYTRSIIISNNFMSDIGGTGFAGHPIRLSTGGGIRHKNILISNNTLIGNSLPFQDGGNADMIGAYDCSIGVIESNYVAYGGDVGICLWRSDGLLVSKNSVENNNGKGIAVFSSQRCTIETNFIMNNNIYSHLTNINKFETGEISVAQYKPDEPLSTNNTITDNQIVTTLKNDKIIRYNILIKDNSPSNKISRNVLENINDSMIKVDDKSTILDQ